In Scyliorhinus canicula chromosome 12, sScyCan1.1, whole genome shotgun sequence, the sequence GAATTTTGGGCCAGAGTGCCAGGAAACCTTGGCCATGTCACCGTGGGTGCGGCTGGAGTCTGGGGTGTCGGCAGGGACCAGAAGCTTTACAGACTGGTTGAAGGATCCTGGGCTATACTGGCAGGTAAGCTATTCAACTCCTGTAAAAGCACTGATCCCATTCATTTCTGACTTGCATTTCTCAATAGGTCCTCTGCATCATCCTTGACTGTGCTTGCCCTTGGCGAGATTGAGCTGCAGTACTGAAGACCTGTTCAAATATTTCCAATTCCCGATCATTTACCTCATTTAATTTTGTTCTGCACAAACTGGGTGACTGCCTTTCCTACATTTCAACATTGGCTCCATATCAATGGTGCTTAATTGACTGCAAAAGGCCTTGGGATGCGTAGGGTTCTACATAAATACATGCTCGATTTTTTCCTTCCTTGAGCGAAAGCACATCATGTCGATCAAAAGACTTTACAAAGTGTAGAGTCATCGGTATAATCATAAAAAATATGAGCCACACATCGTGGCCATAATTTGTACTGTATAACTATCTCACTGTGTTTTGCTGGAGAAATCGCCCTGCTTCACTTGGGAAGCTTTGCTGTAGTTTCGGACAGAGGCTCTATTCGCTGTCGCTCAGAGAAACTCTTTTTCAACAGAACCTGCAGGCATTTTGCTCTGACGTGCTGTTTGGATAAACTTTGTATTCTGTTGCAATTATGTTGCAATGCATTaaaccaggcattttcaaagtcgggatcgtggcccgcgggtgggtcgcgggcgggtgtcgggagggtcacggagccgtccaTTGCAGTGGttccgattgcgcaaattcacGCGCTACAactggcttttaacaatgccggctgcaagcggccttcaaaatgacagTCGCGACCATATAAACAAAATCcgggcgcactgcgcatgtgtgcctgcTCACAGGTGCGCACATGCAGAACCACCTGTTTATGCGCATGTACACCAATTAGCAGGCACGCACTTTTTAATATGGTCGCGACCatcattttgaaggccacttgcagccggcattgttaaaagccggttgTTGCGCGTGGATCTGCGCAATCGGAAACGCAGCGGGAgactttttaaagaaatttatGTAATGTTCCAGCCTGAAGGGAGGCAGGGAGCAGGTCACGTCCCCCACAAAGTCGACGTCacgtgctttggccgcgattcctccattttgtcagcggCAAACAAGGAAAGAGGAAATGGTGGATCGCAAagctcggccggcgtgggtcacgaagatcaGCCGGCGGGTGTTGCGaaagtcggccggcatgggtcccaaaggttggtctGCAGGAGTTGCGAAGTTCAGCtggcgtgggccccgaaggtcggccagcaggggtcgcaaaggtcggccggggtgggttccgaaggttggccggttggtaaaaatgggtccccggtgtggtgatataaccactgtagttatgtgtacttgctgtagggggatgtatgcctgtacctgtaatacaggttcctccggtaagcccctgccggctagctccgcccacagggagcttgtgtataaatatgcgtgtgagtcactcagaccttagtctacagttgcagatggaggaacagcatcgcacagcaataaagcctcgattgtacatgtctctcgtctttgagtataattgttagcgctacaatttattgctgtgtgattttccgtacaccatggacatcagaatcaagcctgaccgtctgcagctggatccgcagtcgcctcacgccagaaaagactttgttcactggctggcagtctttgaggcctacatctcttcagcggaccctcccccgacggaggctcagaaaaagcaactcctgtactccagacttagctccagcgtctttccgctaattcgagatgcgaccgattacaccgcagctatggaactgctcaaggagaactatgcacagtcggcgaacaccctgtttgcgaggcatcaactctctactcgcgtccagcagccgggtgagtcaattgaggacttctggagggaccttgtacctctggtacgagactgcgactgccgggccctcacagccacggaacattctgacttactcatgcgcgatgcctttgttacaggcattgcaatgactgctggaaggggccctaccctcatggaccccgcaaacagcccccaggcccacccgtcctaccactcgtggaccccacaaacggcccccccagcagccgcccccgcgcactatgcctgtgcTGCATGCCGCACCGccctccctgggggtccccactgttacttctgcggtcagcagaagcaccaccgccagcgctgcccggcccgcacagcgacctgcaaagcttgtccaagaaaggccactttgcagcggtgtgtcagtcccgggcggttgccgctatcgcgcccccggtccTCTCGCCTCAGCTGCTTGCTCAATGgaccccgccgtccgcttcccctgaccccacgtgcgatcagtgggcgctgccatctttcgccgcccctgccacatgcgctccatgggcgacgctatcttcatccaccacagccatgtgcgttccatgggcgccgccatcttgtcccgaccccacaacgtgcgctccatgggcgccgccattttacccacaggtactccagatgccgccattttgtcctccccccaggacggggccacgggacacgggtcgctactgcTCCTCGCTGGACTCATCTGACTTGACCGccaatcgcccgctactcgcctccgttatgctcgaccagtcgcgtcctcgcaacctggcaccctcttccacatcggtgctggtcaacggccacgtgacctcctgcctcatcgactccgggagcaccgagagcttcgtccacccggacacagtaaggcgctattcccttgcggtccatcccgccaaccggcagatctcccttgcctccggttcccactctgtcccggtccagggtttctgcctggttaactTACTTTACAGGGCATGGAATTTGACCGtttctgtctgcacattctccccaacctctgcgcgccactcttactaggcctggatttgcagtgcaatctccagagcctcaccctcaaattcggcagacccctaccttccctcaccgtttgcggcctcgcgaccctcaatgtCGAGCCTCCCTcattctttgccaatctgaccacagattgcaagcccgtcgccgccaggagcagacggtacagcgcccagaacaaggccttcatcaggtccgaagtccagcggctgctttgggagggtatcatcgaggccagcaacagcccttggagagcccaggtggtagtggttaagaccggggagaagcacaggatggtcgtggactacagccagatcatcaaccggtacacgcagctcgacccgtaccccctcccccgcatttctgatatggtcaatcagattgcacagtaccgggtcttctctactattgacttgaaatccgcctaccaccagctccccatccgtaaatcggaccgtccctacactgccttcgaggcagacggtcatctgtaccaatttcttagtgttcccttcggcgtcacgaatggagtctcagtatttcaacgagaaatggaccgaatggttgaccggtacggactgcaggccaccttcccgtacctcgacaatgtcaccatctgcggccatgaccagcaggaccatgatgccaacctttctaaattccttcaCACCGCAtcgctccttaatctcacgtacaacaaggagaagtgcgtgttccgcacaggccgcttagccatccttgactACGTAGTCCAAACGGACGTTTGGGGCCCGattccgaccgcatgcgccccctcatggagcttccactcccccactgccccaaggccctcaaacgctgcctggggttcttttcttactacgcccagtaggtcccacaatacgcggacaaggcccggccacttatccagtccacacattttcccctctcggccaaggcacaacaggccttcgcctgcattcgatctgacatagccagggcggggatgcacgcggtagacgagacactgcctttccgagtagaaagcgatgcttcagatgtcgctcttgccgccacgctgaatcaggccggcagacccgtggcattcttttcacgcaccctccacgcctccgaaattcatcattcctctgttgaaaaggaggcccaggcaatcgttgaagctgtgcggcactggaggcattacctgggtggcaggagattcactctcctcactgaccaacagtcggtagccttcatgttcaacaacacgcagcggggcaagatcaagaatgacaaaatcttgcggtggagaatcgagctttccaccttcaactacgagatcttgtattgccctggcaagcttaacgagcccccagacgccctctcccgaggtacatgtgccagcgcacaagtgaaccagctccgtgccttgcacgagagcctttgccatccaggggtcactcgcttgtaccatctgatcaaagcccgcaatctgccctactccgtcgaggaagtgcggacagtcaccagagactgtcaggtctgtgcggagtgcaagccgcacttctaccggccagatcgcgcgcggcctggtgaaagcatcccgcccctttgaacgcctcagcgtggacttcaaagggccccttccctccaccgaccgcaacacctacatccttagtgtggtcgatgaattctctaggttccccttcgccatcccatgcccggatatgacgtctgccaccgtcatcaaggccctggatttcattttcgccctgttcggtttccccgactacatccacagtgacaggggatcctcattcatgagcgatgagctgcgtcagttcctgctcagcaggggtatcgcctccagcaggacgaccagctacaacccccggggaaatgggcaggtagtgagggagaacgggacggtatgaagGGCTGGCCCTactgtccaggaacctcccagcctctcgctggcagcaggtcctccctgatgcgctccattccattcggtcactactgtgcaccgcaactaacagtacaccccatgaacgtgtttttgccttccctcggaggtctacatccggggtgtcgctcccgacgtggctcacgactccgggcccagtccttctccgtaggcatatccggcaccacaaggcggaacccctggtggacaaagtacgccttctccacgccaaccctcagtatgcctacgtggagttccccgacgaccgccaggacacagtctctctccgggacctggctccctcaggtgccgatcccatgcccacacccctttctctcccccgcGCCAAACtcctttccccggcgcccccctattcgtccccaccaggtccatccctcgtccccctgcccacactggaggacacggaagattttggatcgctctcggagtcatcctgcCAGCAGTCAGCACCAACACcgtcagcacctgcaccatcgttgccatcaccgcctgttccgacgtcgccaccacagctacgcggatcacagcggaacgttcgaccgccgattcgactcaacctgtaacctgctaactggatggactcttggttttctttgtttgaacccttttgttaatacatcatcctttgtattatagttacacatcacccccgctggactcatttttacagggggtgaatgtggtgatataaccactgtagttatgtgtacttgcagtagggggatgtatgcctgtacctgtaatacaggttcctccggtaagcccctgccggctagctccgcccacagggagcttgtgtataaatatgcgtgtgagtcacttagaccttagtctacagttgcagatggaggaacagcatcacacagcaataaagcctcgattgtccatgtctctcgtctttgagtataattgttagcgctacacccggataaaagtttgaaaaacactgcatcaAACAAATAGACTGCAGGCTATTTGTTGTCATGCACAGTTTAAATAGGCTGCTGTGGtgtactgtttaaatagactcagTAAACTGGTTGCTGTGGATGTGCTGATTAAGTCAGATCCTGCAGACTGTTTGCTGTGCTGGGCCAATTAAGTAGACTTCTACATTACTTGTGCTGCAGTGATTAAAAAGACTCTGCAAACTGTTTGCTGTGctttgctgtttaaatagacactGTAGACAGTTTGCTGGATTGCACTGTGTAAACTGACTCTTTAATGATCACATAGTCTCTGTTCTTTGAATGAGTAGACTGTTTACAGTGAGTTTCACCCCAGCCTCAATTCACTGATGTGACAACAGTAGGTCAATGGAATGTAATTCCCTCACCCTAATGTGTTCCCTCCTGACAGGACTGCTGATGCAGGTCGATGCTGGTGGGGATCAGATTGTGGCTGGAGTTGACAGAggcaaaaatatattttgttgcaACAAGCAAGCCGCAGTCACAGCAGCCAGCTATTTTACCCCAGCTTACACGAGAATTCCTGGTAAGATGAGGTATTATTCATGCGGACCCGGGACCTGCTGGGGTATCTCCGCTGCCGGCAACATCTACTGCCGATTGAAGGTCAAGCCGGTGTCCTGTGCTGGGTCAAAGTGGCTGAGGGTACCTGGTCGATTCCGGATGGTTGAGGTTGGAACGGATGGGACGGTCTATGCAATTAACTACGGAGGGGTGGTCTATCGCAGGTACGGAACTCGTGTCATGGATGAAACCGGTTGCACCATTTCAAAAATAAATGTGCAATAAGATATTTATTTCCCAGTTCATATAATCAAGGAAATGACGGAAGCTTTGCAGAATGAacaaaggccattcagtccatcttgttGGTTCCTAGtcaccagcctaatcccactttccggcACTAGCTCCATTCCATTGTACATTATACCACTTCAAGATCATATCCAACAACTTCTTAAATGTGATGGTGGCTTCTGGCTCCCTCTTGCCCTTTAGGCAGGAAGTCCAGATCCTCACAACACTATGGATGAAAAAATATCCTTGAATCTCCAACCTTTAACATAGATTTTAAGGTGCCCCAGATTAGAGGCCCCTTGACCATGAGGTATTGGGCCTTCTGATCTGTTCTATCTGCAGTTCTCATAATTTTAAACTCTTCAATTAAGTCTGCCCTCAGcagaagtactgagggagtgctgcactgtcagagggtcagtactgagggagggctgcactgtcagatggtcagtacagagggagtgctgcactgtcagagggtcagtactgagggagtgctgctctgtcagagggttagtactgagggagggctgcactgtcagagagttaggattgagggagtgctgcacagtcagagggtcagtactgagggagtgctgcactgtcagagggtcagtactgagggagggctgcactgtcagatggtcagtacagagggagtgctgcactgtcagagggtcagtactgagggagtgctgcactgtcagagggtcagtactgagggagtgctgcactgtcagagggtcagtactgagggagtgctgctctgtcagagggttagtactgagggagggctgcactgtcagagagttaggattgagggagtgctgcacagtcagagggtcagtactgagggagtgctgcactgtcagagggtcagtcctgagggagggctgcactgtcagatggtcagtacagagggagtgctgcactgtcagagggtcagtactgagggagtgctgcactgtcagagggtcagtactgagggagtgctgcactgtcagagggtcagtactgagggagtgctgctctgtcagagggttagtactgagggagggctgcactgtcagagagttaggattgagggagtgctgcacagtcagagggtcagtactgagggagtgctgcactgtcagagggtcagtactgagggagtgctgcactgtcagagggtcagtactgagggagcgctgcactgtcagagggtcagtactgagggagcgctgcactgtcagagggtcaggattgagggagtgctgcactgtcagagggtcagtactgagggagtgctgcactgtcagagggtcagtactgagggagtgctgcactgtcagagggtcagtactgagggagtgtcgcactgtcagagggtcagtaccgagggactgctgcactgtcagagtgtcagtactgagggagtgctgtactgtcagagtgtcagtactgagggagtgctgcactgtcagagagttaggattgagggagtgctgcacagtcagagggtcagtactgagggagtgctgcactgtcagagggtcagtactgagggagcgctgcactgtcagagggtcagtactgagggagcgctgcactgtcagagggtcaggattgagggagtgctgcactgtcagagggtcagtactgagggagtgctgcactgtcagagggtcagtactgagggagtgctgcactgtcagagggtcagtactgagggagtgtcgcactgtcagagggtcagtaccgagggactgctgcactgtcagagtgtcagtactgagggagtgctgtactgtcagagtgtcagtactgagggagtgctgcactgtcagagagttaggattgagggagtgctgcacagtcagagggtcagtactgagggagtgctgcactgtcagagggtcagtactgggagagcgctgcactgtcagagggtcagtactgagggagtgctgcactgtcagagggtcagtactgagggagtgctgcactgtcagagggtcagtattaagGGAGGTCAGCGAAGGAACTAAATAATTATTTGTGATAGTAAAAGTCGAGATGCTGAGTGTATGCCTGGGGGTGGCTACGAGAGACGCAATGAGCATGAGGGGTGAGtttgagagactgagtgagtgccATGAgaatgagagagactgagtgaatGAATGTGTGGGGTGAATGCGAGACTGGCTGAATGAGGAGGGCTGAATGTGAGTGGTTGTGGGGTGAGTACAAAAGAATGCATgaatgtgtgagggagtgtggtcagtactgatggagcgcagcactgtcggagggtcagttttGAGGGAGGTTGGTGAAGGAACCAAATGATTATTTGTCATTGTAAGAGTCTTGTTCTGCCTTTATTCCGCAGAGTTGGAATCAGCGCGCTTAAACCCCAAGGGGTACAATGGGCCCGTATTCACTTCTTGGGGAGAAAGTTCCGGCACGTGACCGCTGATCTGGGAACTCTGTGGCTAGTCGAAATGAATGGCAACATCATTCGCTGCCAATAGAATGTTGCGAGTGGCACCAACGTGGAAGAACTGCATTTGGCAGAATATTTCAGTCTGATTAAAGAGAAGTCCTCTCTATCTATATGTGCCTCTGTATCTGCTGGATTTTGAATTAAATGCTGGCTTTAATCCTGTCCCAGTGAAAGTGATT encodes:
- the LOC119974742 gene encoding fish-egg lectin-like, with the translated sequence MRVCIFLLLLCAGASWALVCRQVAGRMKQIDASNGQVFAVDLRGNVFTRRGEFWARVPGNLGHVTVGAAGVWGVGRDQKLYRLVEGSWAILAGLLMQVDAGGDQIVAGVDRGKNIFCCNKQAAVTAASYFTPAYTRIPGKMRYYSCGPGTCWGISAAGNIYCRLKVKPVSCAGSKWLRVPGRFRMVEVGTDGTVYAINYGGVVYRRVGISALKPQGVQWARIHFLGRKFRHVTADLGTLWLVEMNGNIIRCQ